One Coregonus clupeaformis isolate EN_2021a unplaced genomic scaffold, ASM2061545v1 scaf0343, whole genome shotgun sequence genomic region harbors:
- the LOC121567203 gene encoding translocon-associated protein subunit gamma: MAPKGSSKQQSEEDLLLQDFSRNLSAKSTALFYGNALIVSAIPIWLFWRIWHMDLVQSAVLYAVMTLVSTYLVAFAYKNVKFVLKHKVAQKREDAVSKEVTRKLSEADNRKMSRKEKDERILWKKNEVADYEATTFSIFYNNTLFLVLVIIASFFLLKNFNPTVNYILSISASSGLIALLSTGSK, encoded by the exons ATGGCACCCAAAGGTAGCAGCAAACAGCAATCAGAGGAAGACCTACTCCTCCAGGACTTCAGCCGAAACTTGTCTGCAAAGTCCACCGCGCTTTTCTACGGCAATGCGCTAATCGTGTCCGCAATTCCCATTT GGCTGTTCTGGAGAATCTGGCACATGGACCTGGTACAGTCAGCTGTCCTGTATGCAGTCATGACACTGGTCAGCACCTACCTGGTGGCCTTCGCCTATAAGAACGTCAAGTTCGTCCTCAAACACAA AGTTGCCCAGAAGCGAGAGGATGCCGTCTCCAAGGAGGTGACCAGGAAACTCTCTGAGGCTGACAACCGCAAGATGTCTCGCAAGGAGAAGGATGAGAG GATCCTGTGGAAGAAGAACGAGGTAGCTGATTATGAGGCCACCACCTTCTCTATCTTCTACAACAACACACTGTTCCTGGTCCTCGTCATCATCGCCTCCTTCTTCCTGCTCAAGAACTTCAACCCCACCGT TAACTACATCCTGTCCATCAGTGCCTCATCTGGCCTCATCGCCCTGCTGTCCACTGGATCCAAGTAA